In Burkholderia sp. WP9, a genomic segment contains:
- a CDS encoding rhodanese-like domain-containing protein, translated as MQNLTAPALAEWLADTSRPAPVLLDVREPWEIQTASIAGAVSIPMREIPARSEELDDDAQIVCVCHHGARSAQVAMFLESRGHTNVFNLQGGIDAWSRQVDPSVPTY; from the coding sequence ATGCAAAACCTGACCGCTCCGGCGCTCGCCGAATGGCTCGCCGACACCTCGCGTCCCGCGCCCGTCCTGCTCGACGTGCGCGAGCCGTGGGAAATCCAGACGGCGTCCATCGCCGGCGCCGTGTCGATCCCCATGCGTGAGATTCCCGCGCGCAGCGAAGAACTCGACGACGACGCGCAAATCGTCTGCGTCTGCCACCACGGCGCGCGCAGTGCCCAGGTCGCGATGTTCCTCGAGTCGCGCGGCCATACCAACGTGTTCAATCTGCAAGGCGGAATCGACGCGTGGTCGCGTCAGGTGGATCCGTCCGTTCCGACCTACTGA
- a CDS encoding LacI family DNA-binding transcriptional regulator, which produces MSEARPQPGGRPARGAAEGISIAGVAEQAGVSVATVSRVLNGHENVRPATRDKVLAAIDASGYRVNELARNLRTAESRLLLTMVPDVGNPFYAEIVRGIDSVARQHGYFMLLCDTGADPGRERSYFDLLRRRRADGAICLDPATIQQALGEASSALPWVACCEFDPAMGVPYVGIDNYRAAGDAVRHLLARGHRRIGLINSDVDYLYARQRQQGYLDALTEAGITPDECWRMNLNSLDYEAGASAAATLMNQPHAPSAIFAVSDTLAIGVIHGLRSVGKRVPDDIAVVGFDDISLAAQIDPPLTTIAQPMRELGETAARLLLQRLANPLANVPGVLLPHRLVIRGSA; this is translated from the coding sequence GTGTCCGAGGCGCGTCCCCAGCCCGGCGGCCGGCCGGCGCGCGGCGCGGCCGAAGGCATTTCGATTGCCGGCGTCGCCGAGCAGGCGGGCGTTTCGGTGGCCACGGTGTCGCGCGTGCTGAACGGCCACGAGAACGTGCGGCCCGCCACGCGCGACAAGGTGCTGGCCGCCATCGACGCCAGCGGCTACCGCGTCAACGAACTCGCGCGCAACCTGCGCACGGCGGAGAGCCGCCTGCTGCTGACCATGGTTCCGGACGTGGGCAACCCGTTTTACGCGGAGATCGTGCGCGGCATCGACAGCGTGGCCCGCCAGCACGGCTACTTCATGTTGCTGTGCGACACGGGCGCCGATCCGGGGCGCGAGCGCAGCTACTTCGATCTGCTGCGCCGCCGCCGCGCGGACGGCGCGATCTGTCTCGATCCGGCCACCATCCAGCAGGCGCTCGGCGAGGCGTCGAGCGCGCTGCCGTGGGTTGCGTGCTGCGAGTTCGACCCGGCAATGGGCGTGCCGTACGTGGGCATCGACAACTACCGGGCCGCCGGCGACGCCGTCCGGCATCTGCTCGCGCGCGGCCACCGCCGCATCGGCCTGATCAATTCCGATGTCGATTACCTGTACGCGCGCCAGCGTCAGCAGGGCTATCTGGATGCGCTGACCGAAGCGGGCATCACGCCGGACGAATGCTGGCGCATGAACCTGAACAGCCTCGATTACGAAGCGGGCGCCTCGGCCGCGGCCACGCTGATGAATCAGCCGCACGCGCCGAGCGCGATCTTCGCGGTCTCGGACACGCTCGCAATCGGCGTGATTCACGGCTTGCGCAGCGTCGGCAAGCGTGTGCCCGACGATATCGCGGTGGTCGGCTTCGACGATATTTCGCTTGCCGCGCAGATCGATCCGCCCCTCACCACCATCGCGCAGCCCATGCGCGAGCTGGGCGAAACCGCCGCGCGGCTGTTGCTGCAGCGGCTCGCCAATCCGTTGGCGAACGTGCCGGGTGTGCTGTTGCCGCACCGGCTCGTGATTCGCGGGAGCGCCTGA
- a CDS encoding protein-L-isoaspartate O-methyltransferase, which yields MNIEQARFNMIEQQIRPWEVLDQDVLNLLSIVKRENFVPTVYRDLAFVDFEVPLPAGQHMLAPRVEARVLQELAVKKHESVLEIGAGSGYMAALLAHRAQHVLTVDIEPELAELAKTNLIANGVLNAEVATGDASRGWAGAAPYDVICVSGGLPVLPQEILDQLKIGGRLAAFVGTAPVMKAQIITRIDEKQYRIADVFETYVEPLINAVQPSRFKF from the coding sequence ATGAACATCGAGCAAGCGCGTTTCAACATGATCGAACAGCAGATCCGCCCCTGGGAAGTGCTCGACCAGGACGTGCTGAATTTGCTGTCGATCGTCAAGCGTGAGAACTTCGTCCCCACCGTCTATCGCGACCTGGCCTTCGTCGATTTCGAAGTGCCGCTGCCGGCCGGTCAGCACATGCTGGCGCCGCGCGTCGAAGCGCGCGTGCTGCAGGAACTGGCGGTGAAGAAACACGAAAGCGTGCTCGAAATCGGCGCGGGCTCGGGTTACATGGCCGCGTTGCTCGCGCACCGCGCGCAGCACGTGCTGACGGTCGACATCGAACCCGAACTGGCGGAACTGGCGAAAACCAACCTGATCGCCAACGGTGTGCTGAACGCCGAAGTCGCCACCGGCGACGCTTCGCGCGGCTGGGCCGGCGCCGCGCCGTACGACGTGATCTGCGTGTCGGGCGGCCTGCCGGTACTGCCGCAGGAAATTCTCGATCAACTGAAGATCGGCGGCCGTCTGGCGGCGTTCGTCGGCACCGCGCCGGTCATGAAGGCGCAGATCATTACGCGTATCGACGAGAAGCAGTACCGCATTGCCGACGTGTTCGAAACGTATGTCGAGCCGCTCATCAACGCGGTGCAGCCGTCGCGTTTCAAGTTCTGA
- a CDS encoding DUF2844 domain-containing protein, with amino-acid sequence MNFVKVALAAAALLPLASYAALGGAPNAGATPQPLLRAASSNAASASMPYTVRPSRDPNGVTVREYVLPSNVVFAVTWDGPVRPDMSALLGSYFPSAVAASAVRARGTGPLIERNGDFQIESAGAPGHASGKAFLPRLVPANVRVEDLQ; translated from the coding sequence ATGAATTTTGTGAAGGTCGCACTGGCCGCTGCGGCACTGTTACCGCTCGCGTCTTATGCGGCGTTGGGCGGTGCGCCCAATGCAGGGGCGACGCCGCAACCGTTGCTCCGCGCGGCGAGCTCTAACGCTGCTTCCGCTTCCATGCCTTATACCGTGCGCCCGTCGCGTGACCCCAATGGTGTGACGGTGCGCGAATACGTGCTGCCGTCGAACGTCGTGTTTGCGGTCACGTGGGACGGCCCGGTGCGGCCGGATATGAGCGCGTTGCTCGGCAGCTATTTCCCCAGCGCGGTTGCCGCCAGCGCAGTGCGGGCTCGCGGCACGGGTCCGTTGATCGAGCGCAATGGCGACTTCCAGATCGAGTCGGCAGGCGCGCCGGGGCACGCGTCCGGCAAGGCATTCCTGCCGCGCCTCGTCCCCGCCAATGTTCGCGTGGAAGATCTGCAATGA
- a CDS encoding DUF2844 domain-containing protein produces the protein MRFLKIAMLAATLLPLISHATLGGAPSAGTSSAPLLRAVPQSAVATPVQPANAARYSLHQSIDANGVTLREYVLPGNVVFAVSWDGPIRPDMAALLGSYFPNFVNAAQSRTRGTGPLVDGNDDFRVESTGRLGRFSGMAWLPRLMPAGVGPGDLQ, from the coding sequence ATGAGATTTTTGAAGATCGCGATGCTGGCCGCAACCTTGCTGCCGCTTATCTCGCATGCAACGTTGGGCGGTGCGCCGTCCGCCGGCACATCCTCTGCGCCACTGCTGCGCGCCGTACCGCAGTCCGCCGTCGCGACGCCAGTTCAACCAGCGAACGCAGCGCGCTACTCCCTGCACCAGTCAATCGACGCCAACGGCGTGACCCTTCGCGAATACGTCCTGCCCGGCAACGTCGTGTTCGCGGTCTCGTGGGACGGTCCCATTCGTCCTGATATGGCAGCGCTGCTCGGCAGCTATTTCCCGAACTTCGTCAACGCCGCGCAAAGCCGCACGCGAGGCACCGGGCCATTGGTCGACGGCAACGACGATTTCCGGGTCGAGTCCACTGGCCGCCTCGGGCGCTTCAGCGGCATGGCCTGGTTGCCTCGCCTGATGCCCGCCGGCGTCGGTCCGGGCGATCTGCAATAG
- a CDS encoding DUF3443 domain-containing protein, which translates to MRKQTMNTLKKTLCLAAAIAGVALSACGGGGNASGNQSGNSIGWNATPDWIPPPNGSGGSGNSGNSGNATPPATGDNTVPVSVDASTGNVNRLFASITVCVPGAQSAQVAGQCVSVDKMLVDTGSTGVRIAARALPTLAPQLLTQAGAVDDPVGSAPIVECMPFASGFTWGSVKRADITIGSKTASNIPIQLISDGAFAVPDDCVAHGGGDMGAALDAMGVNGILGIDNFTSDSADAVTTAIPGNYYYCPSQNRCISTRVKASQEVMNPVAGFARDNNGTVIRLPAVPAGGQASVTGLLVFGVGTQPNNALPANATVVAVDKYGTFTTQYQGRVFNRSAIDSGTLSYAFPDSAIPVSAAGLYTPTGTLNLSATIDPTNGKGSPLQMPFSVGNAASLMASGYAAFNNIGQYFSNSHNNMFLWGLPFFYGRDVYTVIGNAKVGNQTGPFVAF; encoded by the coding sequence ATGAGAAAACAAACCATGAACACATTGAAGAAGACACTCTGCCTGGCGGCGGCCATTGCGGGAGTCGCGCTTTCCGCATGCGGCGGCGGCGGAAACGCCAGCGGCAACCAGAGCGGCAACTCGATCGGCTGGAACGCCACCCCTGACTGGATCCCACCACCGAACGGCTCAGGCGGTTCCGGCAACTCCGGCAATTCGGGTAACGCGACGCCCCCGGCCACCGGCGACAACACGGTGCCGGTTAGCGTCGACGCCTCGACGGGCAACGTGAACCGGCTGTTCGCATCGATTACGGTCTGCGTGCCGGGCGCCCAGAGCGCGCAGGTCGCGGGCCAGTGCGTGAGCGTCGACAAGATGCTGGTCGATACCGGCTCGACCGGCGTGCGCATTGCAGCCCGCGCACTCCCCACGCTGGCGCCTCAGTTGCTCACGCAAGCGGGCGCGGTCGACGATCCGGTCGGCTCCGCGCCGATAGTCGAATGCATGCCGTTTGCCTCGGGTTTCACGTGGGGTTCGGTCAAACGCGCGGACATTACGATCGGCAGCAAGACGGCGAGTAATATTCCGATCCAGCTGATCTCCGATGGTGCGTTCGCCGTCCCCGACGATTGTGTCGCGCACGGCGGCGGCGACATGGGCGCCGCCCTCGACGCCATGGGGGTGAACGGCATTCTCGGCATCGACAACTTCACGAGCGATTCCGCGGACGCCGTAACCACCGCGATACCCGGCAACTACTATTACTGCCCGTCGCAAAACCGTTGCATCAGCACGCGCGTGAAGGCGAGCCAGGAAGTCATGAACCCGGTTGCGGGATTCGCGAGGGACAACAACGGCACGGTCATCCGCCTGCCTGCCGTGCCGGCTGGCGGCCAGGCCAGCGTTACGGGTCTATTGGTGTTCGGCGTCGGCACGCAGCCGAACAATGCGTTGCCGGCCAATGCCACGGTCGTTGCAGTGGACAAATACGGCACGTTCACGACCCAGTACCAGGGGCGCGTGTTCAATCGCAGCGCGATCGACAGCGGCACCTTGAGCTACGCTTTCCCCGATAGCGCCATCCCCGTATCCGCCGCCGGCTTATACACGCCGACGGGCACGTTGAACCTGAGCGCCACCATCGACCCCACCAACGGAAAAGGCTCGCCGCTCCAGATGCCATTTTCGGTCGGCAACGCCGCCAGTCTCATGGCGAGCGGTTACGCAGCGTTTAACAACATTGGTCAGTACTTCTCGAATAGCCACAACAATATGTTCTTGTGGGGGCTGCCGTTCTTCTATGGCCGCGACGTCTACACCGTGATTGGAAACGCGAAGGTCGGCAACCAGACTGGGCCGTTCGTCGCGTTCTGA